In one Pasteuria penetrans genomic region, the following are encoded:
- the recJ gene encoding single-stranded-DNA-specific exonuclease RecJ codes for MLHSRHQWVLRAPVEHEKIVQLSGATQTSIRAARVLAQRGLVGQGVRRFLQPTLRDLHDPFLMKDMEVAVQRLQLAKERGEKVLVYGDYDVDGVASVAILVLACRRQGLEVDTYIPHRTKEGYGLHIKPLRQAAQRGISLVITVDTGIANHAVAAEAAAMGLDLIITDHHCCTAIVPIAHAVLNPKRPDCAYPFKELCGAGIAFKLVTAWLGHLPTDLLDLVALATVADVVPLQDENRVLVAHGLGCFRQRPGLAALLRVAKLAADHPVTAEHVGFSLGPRLNAAGRLDHAQPALDLLLAEEDRQAKALAKELDRWNQQRQWAVDGMVKEAVREIEQNRSLYQYGIVLENPAFHIGVVGIVASQLVEKYGCPAIVLTVDPQTGEAKGSARSIQGFNLYAELKKADELLSRWGGHAQAAGMTLPMRRIPELRQSLQCSFLEVLPTLPKKPEILVDAVVELRELDEVFWQDLQFLGPCGQGNPPPRIVVQGARIVDCQVLGDHGQHARMVFQQRDVIKQAIAFRCSDWLDQAQRAPEVDLLAQWVVNLWRGKRTYQLQLEDIRHSRVGQV; via the coding sequence ATGTTGCATTCACGTCATCAGTGGGTTCTTCGTGCACCCGTGGAGCACGAGAAAATTGTGCAGCTATCAGGAGCTACACAAACATCGATTCGTGCTGCACGCGTACTAGCACAACGGGGACTAGTAGGACAAGGGGTCCGGCGTTTTCTTCAGCCCACTCTGAGGGATCTGCACGACCCTTTTCTCATGAAGGATATGGAAGTGGCCGTACAGAGATTACAGTTGGCGAAGGAGCGAGGTGAAAAAGTTTTAGTGTACGGCGATTACGATGTTGATGGTGTGGCTAGCGTGGCGATCCTTGTCCTCGCTTGTCGTCGACAGGGATTGGAGGTGGATACGTACATACCCCATCGCACGAAGGAGGGGTATGGGTTGCATATCAAGCCCCTACGACAAGCTGCCCAACGTGGTATCTCCCTTGTAATCACGGTAGACACTGGGATTGCCAATCACGCTGTGGCCGCAGAGGCGGCCGCTATGGGGCTAGATTTGATTATCACAGACCATCACTGTTGCACGGCCATTGTGCCGATCGCCCATGCAGTTCTCAATCCCAAGCGTCCGGATTGCGCCTATCCCTTTAAGGAACTTTGTGGTGCTGGGATCGCCTTCAAATTAGTGACAGCCTGGCTGGGACATCTGCCCACAGATCTCCTCGATCTAGTGGCCTTGGCTACGGTGGCGGACGTTGTTCCTCTGCAGGATGAGAATCGTGTTCTGGTTGCACATGGCCTAGGCTGTTTTCGTCAACGTCCTGGCCTAGCTGCCCTTTTGAGGGTAGCTAAGCTAGCAGCAGATCATCCAGTCACCGCAGAGCACGTTGGCTTTAGCCTGGGTCCTCGATTGAACGCGGCGGGTCGTCTGGATCATGCCCAGCCTGCACTCGATTTATTGTTGGCGGAGGAGGATCGACAAGCGAAAGCATTGGCGAAGGAACTGGATAGGTGGAATCAGCAACGGCAGTGGGCAGTGGATGGCATGGTGAAAGAGGCTGTGCGGGAAATAGAACAAAATCGGTCGTTATATCAATACGGGATTGTTCTGGAAAACCCTGCCTTCCATATTGGTGTGGTGGGTATCGTAGCGTCCCAACTGGTGGAGAAATATGGTTGTCCAGCGATCGTCCTGACCGTTGATCCACAGACGGGGGAAGCAAAAGGTTCGGCACGTAGTATACAGGGTTTCAATTTGTATGCTGAGCTCAAAAAAGCGGATGAATTATTGTCCCGCTGGGGTGGACATGCACAGGCTGCTGGGATGACGTTGCCTATGAGAAGGATACCCGAGTTGCGTCAATCACTGCAATGCTCCTTTTTGGAGGTTTTGCCTACTCTCCCCAAAAAACCGGAGATATTGGTAGATGCTGTGGTAGAACTTAGGGAATTAGATGAAGTTTTCTGGCAAGATTTACAATTTCTGGGTCCCTGTGGTCAGGGGAATCCACCTCCGCGGATTGTAGTACAGGGAGCTAGAATTGTCGATTGTCAAGTGCTCGGTGATCACGGACAGCACGCACGGATGGTTTTTCAACAGAGGGATGTCATCAAACAAGCTATTGCTTTTCGTTGTAGTGATTGGCTAGATCAGGCCCAGAGGGCCCCCGAGGTGGACTTGCTAGCGCAATGGGTGGTCAACCTCTGGCGGGGTAAACGAACTTACCAGTTACAGTTAGAGGATATAAGACATTCTAGGGTAGGGCAGGTGTAA
- a CDS encoding thioredoxin domain-containing protein has translation MNFDLEENKIKRRQRFKTLAMATLLGSILGVGVFVLFKERKDPGAISAAAFRDLPYQGKKEAPLEAFEVFDFECVHCRDFILNVYPKIKQEYIDKGKLKFHLINVNFIDKSGFFSAVPNIAGQLLLERDPEGYDKFCELVFQNHKDIFPREEKETLRKMMEEMKTISGNKKEEELTKEEQSKLSELKSKIEKTAFDGIKSRLALVQKLVEGSTQTDKAKEINGIVNGIVSPSDDPQQQSLIEKARKVVETRTNQVGSQKIDQVPKLLIRKEGDDTLKDIKKFQDWPSVKKEIDDLL, from the coding sequence GTGAATTTTGATTTGGAGGAAAACAAAATCAAACGGCGTCAACGTTTTAAAACATTAGCCATGGCAACTCTATTGGGGTCCATTCTGGGTGTGGGCGTTTTCGTTCTATTCAAGGAACGAAAAGATCCAGGGGCCATTTCGGCAGCCGCATTTCGAGATCTTCCCTACCAAGGGAAAAAAGAAGCCCCTTTAGAAGCATTCGAGGTTTTCGATTTCGAGTGCGTTCATTGCAGAGATTTTATTCTTAATGTTTATCCTAAAATAAAGCAGGAATACATTGATAAGGGTAAACTTAAATTTCATCTTATAAATGTAAATTTCATAGATAAGAGTGGTTTCTTTTCCGCAGTTCCGAACATAGCAGGTCAGTTATTACTGGAACGCGATCCGGAGGGCTATGATAAATTCTGCGAACTGGTATTCCAAAATCATAAGGATATCTTTCCGAGGGAAGAAAAGGAAACATTGAGGAAAATGATGGAGGAAATGAAAACCATTAGTGGGAACAAGAAGGAGGAAGAGCTTACCAAAGAAGAACAAAGTAAATTATCAGAATTAAAGAGTAAGATCGAAAAAACAGCATTTGATGGAATTAAGAGCCGTTTAGCTCTTGTGCAAAAGTTGGTGGAAGGGAGTACGCAAACCGATAAAGCAAAGGAGATCAATGGAATAGTAAATGGAATAGTAAGTCCATCTGATGATCCACAACAGCAGTCTCTGATAGAGAAAGCCCGCAAGGTAGTGGAGACAAGAACGAACCAGGTAGGGAGTCAAAAAATCGATCAAGTCCCCAAATTATTGATTAGGAAAGAAGGGGATGATACTTTAAAGGATATTAAAAAATTTCAGGATTGGCCCTCAGTCAAAAAAGAAATTGATGATCTTTTGTAG
- a CDS encoding thioredoxin domain-containing protein, whose protein sequence is MREFGHRSLRRILLIVVPLVCLLIAGDFVFYRHPMGGTKASPVYDIDYGSMPYIGSAGAPVRVVAVGDFFCPICKTFHNERVVPQIMGKYVNTGKVRFYFVAYRALGDASIRVQLVGKLLADHDSASYAKYCELAYQQQDALMGSDEEVEAIEELQLRSKREANPQRKQTLENEISTRSLIHTREEIGILWDIVQQSTTNVDILRKAYGLLDMIGKASKKAQGDPSNTHVEMFGSEEIQQVFQALTKEIEDVEGFWDRQDFNSVPMLYVEGVPVKHPLRWAEVDGAISKMVKLKSNGSLGS, encoded by the coding sequence TTGAGGGAATTCGGTCATAGGTCACTAAGGAGAATTCTACTTATTGTTGTTCCTCTCGTGTGTCTTCTCATTGCGGGCGATTTCGTTTTCTATCGTCACCCCATGGGGGGGACGAAGGCATCCCCCGTCTATGATATCGACTACGGTAGCATGCCCTATATTGGTTCGGCGGGTGCCCCCGTGCGGGTGGTGGCTGTGGGGGATTTTTTTTGCCCCATTTGTAAGACATTCCACAACGAGCGGGTTGTGCCACAGATTATGGGGAAGTACGTAAACACCGGCAAGGTACGTTTTTATTTTGTGGCTTACCGGGCCCTGGGGGATGCCTCTATCCGGGTCCAGTTGGTAGGGAAGTTGCTTGCCGATCATGATTCTGCTTCCTATGCCAAATATTGTGAATTAGCCTACCAACAACAGGATGCCCTGATGGGATCCGATGAAGAAGTGGAAGCTATTGAGGAGTTGCAACTTAGGAGCAAGAGGGAAGCGAACCCACAAAGGAAACAGACTTTGGAGAATGAAATCAGCACTCGAAGCTTAATCCATACCAGGGAAGAAATCGGGATCCTGTGGGATATTGTCCAGCAGAGTACAACGAATGTAGATATTTTGCGAAAAGCCTATGGACTCTTAGATATGATTGGTAAAGCATCTAAGAAGGCCCAAGGGGATCCCTCTAATACCCATGTCGAAATGTTCGGTTCGGAGGAGATTCAACAGGTATTTCAAGCTCTTACGAAGGAAATCGAGGATGTTGAAGGTTTCTGGGATCGTCAGGATTTCAATTCGGTACCGATGCTCTATGTAGAAGGGGTACCTGTAAAGCACCCACTACGATGGGCCGAGGTGGATGGGGCTATTTCTAAAATGGTAAAATTAAAGTCAAATGGTAGTCTGGGCTCCTAG
- a CDS encoding DUF421 domain-containing protein codes for MGGWMTAGCVLLFVCALVLLIELVLIMDQLPWIAIAFLCGVGGVFFLMGRWCLCRQLRAEGRCLPATPREEWESSSPVFRQRESQRGGIPVPLLTREGSIRIPEWAHPPLHTPIPIIVAGKVQDRNLQRLELNRFWLKRAIQRCGYRGFHEIASADLDFAGGLRVRGWKTGGPNGGQQSSYLWGPRRDSMR; via the coding sequence ATGGGAGGGTGGATGACTGCGGGGTGTGTTTTACTCTTTGTATGCGCCCTTGTTTTATTGATAGAATTGGTATTGATCATGGACCAGTTGCCATGGATAGCTATTGCATTTTTGTGCGGAGTCGGAGGGGTATTTTTCCTCATGGGACGATGGTGCCTGTGTCGACAGTTACGGGCGGAGGGTCGCTGCTTACCGGCAACCCCTAGGGAAGAATGGGAATCCTCCTCCCCTGTGTTTCGACAGAGGGAATCGCAAAGGGGGGGTATTCCCGTTCCTCTTCTAACGAGGGAGGGGTCGATCAGGATTCCCGAGTGGGCTCATCCCCCACTCCACACCCCGATTCCAATCATTGTTGCGGGTAAAGTACAGGATCGAAATCTGCAGCGGTTGGAGTTGAATCGGTTTTGGTTGAAGCGTGCCATTCAGCGTTGTGGATACAGGGGATTTCATGAAATAGCCAGTGCGGATTTAGATTTTGCAGGGGGATTGCGGGTCCGTGGTTGGAAAACAGGAGGGCCAAACGGAGGACAGCAGTCATCTTATTTATGGGGTCCTCGTAGGGATTCTATGCGGTAA
- a CDS encoding disulfide bond formation protein B, with amino-acid sequence MLNRLRRLSYKYGLQTAGVLAFFASMVSLYMSEMAHWEPCNLCWFQRSIMFPLAFLLGWAAGTNDRQFVGYGMLLAGAGVGISFFHVLKLHVPSLQEMGCKVGVSCVEDKLIRLSGIPWLSIPLLTCLCFVFLLVCLGLAHPRYREENNIM; translated from the coding sequence ATGCTGAATCGATTACGAAGACTGAGTTACAAGTATGGACTTCAGACAGCCGGGGTTCTTGCCTTTTTCGCATCGATGGTCAGTCTGTACATGAGTGAAATGGCCCATTGGGAACCTTGTAATCTTTGTTGGTTCCAAAGATCTATTATGTTTCCCCTTGCTTTCCTGCTAGGATGGGCAGCAGGAACCAACGACCGCCAGTTTGTAGGGTATGGAATGCTGCTCGCTGGGGCGGGGGTTGGTATTTCTTTTTTCCATGTTCTCAAGTTGCATGTACCCTCCCTACAAGAGATGGGTTGTAAGGTGGGGGTTTCTTGTGTCGAAGACAAACTGATTCGATTGTCTGGGATCCCGTGGTTGAGTATACCTCTGCTTACATGCCTGTGTTTTGTTTTCCTCCTGGTATGCCTAGGGTTAGCCCATCCACGTTATCGAGAAGAGAATAATATTATGTGA
- a CDS encoding ferritin-like domain-containing protein → MDTMEKNMDENAKRKLLEGLQKDLRAEMTAIHYYLYCSVVLHGLARTTLKPLFLKEAKDELNHAEYLAEKICFLGGEPVMDVDPISPTRDPRVMLETMKKAEENTIQSYVERIEQAENLGLWELKIQLEDMIKEETQHLEETSRLLADPNL, encoded by the coding sequence ATGGATACAATGGAAAAAAACATGGACGAAAATGCCAAAAGGAAACTTCTGGAAGGCCTCCAAAAGGATTTACGTGCTGAGATGACAGCCATTCACTACTACCTCTATTGCTCCGTTGTCCTACATGGCCTGGCTCGCACCACCTTAAAACCCCTATTTCTCAAAGAGGCAAAGGATGAGTTGAATCATGCCGAATACCTAGCGGAAAAAATATGCTTCCTGGGTGGAGAGCCAGTCATGGACGTGGACCCCATCTCCCCAACCCGTGACCCTCGAGTTATGCTGGAAACAATGAAGAAGGCTGAAGAAAATACGATCCAATCCTATGTGGAACGCATCGAACAGGCAGAAAATCTAGGATTATGGGAGCTTAAAATCCAGTTGGAGGACATGATCAAGGAAGAAACCCAACACTTGGAAGAAACGTCCCGTTTGTTAGCGGACCCTAACCTATAA
- a CDS encoding 5' nucleotidase, NT5C type, which translates to MRIGVDLHGTVKDTPPSAGAVYDRIFNPGTGSKDYSLGASGYFAFEPFYTSLPSGGDGVDIGKARHLWNQWGAHFYRSGYPFDHASRVLQELQKDHEVHFITSCTDLPALREVTETWLRKHLFPFTGRNLHMTCGRKVEVSKQLGIDLFFEDNPVDIQDLIRNNIPTVIKDAPYNRSFPYPLQRIRCWREAGQCISTLSREAHRLQEVLDQYHGVVLNEDLLLSRSDLLKMQSSCQEDGREREARERGLSYVALLGDIGCMVNGAGLAMATLDILHQLGGRPANFLDIGGNATTERIADAFKILALDPQVRVIFINIFGGMVRCDRLAEGLIQATSKMVHPCPLVVRLEGTYAREGLKILQATQLPITIATSIDRGAELAVQAARE; encoded by the coding sequence GTGCGAATTGGTGTCGATCTCCACGGAACGGTGAAGGATACCCCACCGTCCGCCGGGGCAGTGTATGACAGAATTTTTAATCCAGGAACGGGGTCCAAAGATTATTCGCTAGGAGCATCAGGCTATTTTGCCTTCGAACCCTTTTACACGAGTTTGCCAAGTGGGGGGGATGGGGTTGATATCGGGAAGGCTCGCCATCTATGGAATCAGTGGGGAGCCCATTTCTATCGGAGTGGGTATCCCTTTGATCACGCATCCAGGGTTTTACAGGAACTTCAGAAAGATCATGAGGTCCATTTCATTACCTCCTGTACGGATCTACCAGCATTACGGGAGGTAACGGAGACGTGGCTAAGGAAGCATCTCTTTCCTTTTACGGGTAGGAATCTGCACATGACCTGCGGTAGAAAAGTTGAGGTATCCAAGCAGCTGGGAATAGATCTATTCTTTGAGGATAATCCCGTGGACATACAAGACCTCATCCGTAACAACATCCCAACCGTCATCAAGGACGCTCCGTACAATCGTTCCTTTCCGTATCCCTTACAGCGGATACGTTGCTGGCGGGAGGCAGGGCAATGCATTTCAACCCTGTCCCGAGAGGCACATAGGCTACAGGAGGTGTTGGATCAATACCATGGGGTTGTTCTGAATGAGGATCTTCTCCTTTCCCGCTCGGATTTGTTGAAAATGCAATCCTCGTGCCAAGAAGACGGACGCGAGCGCGAGGCGCGGGAACGGGGGCTCAGTTATGTGGCTCTCCTGGGGGATATCGGTTGTATGGTCAATGGAGCTGGTTTGGCTATGGCAACACTTGATATCTTGCATCAATTGGGGGGAAGACCCGCCAATTTCCTTGATATAGGGGGTAACGCGACCACAGAACGCATTGCAGATGCCTTCAAAATTTTGGCGCTTGATCCGCAGGTACGGGTGATATTCATCAATATCTTTGGTGGTATGGTTCGTTGTGATCGATTAGCAGAGGGTCTCATACAGGCAACGTCTAAGATGGTGCACCCTTGTCCCCTTGTTGTCCGTTTAGAAGGGACCTATGCTAGGGAGGGTCTCAAGATTCTGCAAGCCACCCAATTGCCTATTACTATAGCTACCTCTATAGACAGGGGAGCGGAATTGGCTGTTCAGGCGGCGCGGGAGTGA
- a CDS encoding oligosaccharide flippase family protein, whose translation MATNNHFLRGAVLLTWSGLAVKTLGYILVFLIMPRLIGMEGVGLYLKASPFFLTAIAIAGGGIPFAIPQLVAAAQARGKSKDPKAIPSILIAARIMGLLGSLGLVLLGIFVLPTLTPLLSKDERILHALYAVLPALPIISLAYVYRGYFQGCQDMRTHAVAQTIEQLTRVLSTVFLTLILLPYGLPWVVAGAMLGITCGELVGLLFLHRSFRHAPSRPHWKWRDIPVSEITTSFKKLWKIAFPITIRNSTRMLFYLFEMTLISLILVDYMGVEKGNATALYGIMRTTTLLLMALSFITTALSTALLPAISEAVAKGHHRSIVHRSRQAIRLALLIGIPFFILLLALAKPIALLLYPRSAEIIAHFLCILALPFGLAYHLQVPLDIILQALGGAKRTLYCTFGGLTLKTLLLPILMIYGNLGNQGMDGVVLAISLGTTTTLVLYFCSLMKIFPNLIPSYRRLLPLLGLTLATYGSAAGLWHLWAPESTSTWGILPPLLGSIVGSLSLYGILVWKLKLVRRRDIRILFNRSTPLSRATKFTA comes from the coding sequence ATGGCAACTAACAATCATTTCCTGCGGGGTGCAGTCCTACTTACATGGTCTGGACTCGCGGTGAAAACGCTCGGTTACATCCTTGTCTTCCTCATCATGCCCCGCCTCATAGGTATGGAAGGTGTTGGTCTATATCTAAAGGCCTCCCCGTTTTTCCTAACTGCAATTGCTATAGCAGGCGGGGGGATTCCCTTTGCCATTCCCCAACTTGTCGCTGCTGCACAGGCAAGAGGGAAAAGCAAGGATCCTAAGGCAATACCCTCCATCCTAATAGCGGCTAGGATTATGGGCCTGTTAGGCAGTCTGGGATTGGTACTACTGGGGATTTTCGTCTTACCCACCCTAACCCCCCTACTGTCGAAGGACGAACGCATTCTTCACGCCCTTTATGCCGTTCTCCCTGCCCTACCCATTATTTCTCTAGCTTATGTCTACCGTGGCTACTTTCAGGGCTGTCAGGATATGCGCACCCATGCTGTCGCACAAACAATCGAGCAATTGACTCGCGTTCTCTCAACCGTTTTCCTGACCCTCATCCTACTCCCCTATGGCCTTCCATGGGTCGTGGCGGGAGCTATGTTGGGTATAACCTGTGGTGAACTAGTAGGGCTATTATTCCTACATCGATCCTTCCGACATGCTCCTTCCAGGCCTCATTGGAAATGGAGGGATATCCCCGTTTCCGAGATCACGACCTCTTTCAAAAAATTGTGGAAAATAGCCTTCCCCATTACGATCCGAAACTCAACAAGAATGCTTTTTTATCTATTCGAAATGACCCTAATCAGTTTGATTCTGGTGGATTATATGGGAGTAGAAAAGGGTAATGCAACAGCATTATATGGAATCATGAGAACGACCACCCTATTACTAATGGCACTCTCCTTTATCACCACCGCGCTCTCCACCGCCTTACTCCCGGCTATTAGCGAGGCTGTTGCCAAAGGACACCACAGATCCATCGTTCATCGTTCCCGCCAAGCCATCCGACTTGCCTTATTGATTGGGATACCCTTTTTCATACTCCTGTTGGCCTTGGCTAAACCTATAGCACTCCTCCTCTATCCAAGGAGTGCGGAGATCATCGCCCACTTCCTCTGCATTCTAGCCCTACCCTTTGGGTTAGCCTACCATCTTCAAGTACCTTTAGACATCATTCTGCAAGCCCTAGGGGGTGCAAAACGAACACTGTATTGTACATTCGGGGGACTCACGTTGAAAACACTACTACTCCCCATTCTCATGATCTATGGAAACCTAGGCAACCAGGGAATGGATGGGGTGGTGCTTGCTATCTCTCTCGGCACCACGACTACACTTGTGTTATATTTTTGCAGTTTAATGAAAATTTTTCCCAATCTTATCCCTTCCTACCGACGCCTTCTCCCCCTCCTAGGGCTGACTCTGGCTACATACGGGTCCGCTGCCGGTTTATGGCATCTCTGGGCTCCTGAATCGACTTCGACCTGGGGGATACTCCCTCCCCTGCTTGGCAGTATAGTGGGGAGTCTATCCCTGTATGGAATCCTGGTTTGGAAGCTAAAACTGGTTCGTAGAAGAGACATTCGCATCCTATTCAATCGGTCCACTCCATTATCCCGTGCAACAAAATTTACCGCATAG
- a CDS encoding post-transcriptional regulator produces the protein MNRMRKKRLVVPQRYTWGENQESSMSEGELRRVIASLCYSKVSEFHRYGYQDVTAGQIWTCVSADYKHGRPRLHRLVNDILSLKANRFMNWLMLSVYKGKSPVSSDLFGGSGSTKS, from the coding sequence ATGAATCGAATGCGGAAGAAAAGACTTGTTGTACCACAACGGTATACATGGGGGGAAAATCAGGAATCGAGCATGTCAGAGGGAGAATTGCGCCGTGTGATTGCTTCTCTGTGTTATAGCAAAGTATCCGAGTTTCATCGCTACGGATATCAGGACGTAACGGCTGGACAGATATGGACTTGTGTCTCGGCTGATTATAAGCATGGCCGGCCGCGTCTTCATCGATTGGTCAACGACATTTTGTCCTTAAAGGCTAATCGATTCATGAACTGGCTGATGCTCTCCGTTTATAAGGGCAAGAGTCCGGTATCCTCCGACCTGTTCGGGGGATCGGGATCAACGAAATCCTAG
- the secF gene encoding protein translocase subunit SecF, whose amino-acid sequence MERYRFDFVNKRRYYFALFAVVAVLSVLSLSFKQLNLSIDFKSGTRVELYTSGPIGTDKAAQLLENMGYERPSVQQSTAGNPNGGGRLAVRLGQDLNPTEVEAIRVRFEKVFQQNIKSESSVVSPTVGREIVRNTLKALLFASLAIIIYIAFRFEYRFSIATILSLFYNALFTTGVFSWFGIEVDLLFVVAILTVIGYDMNDSIVIFDRIRENLDRNPPRTRSDLFHLVNSSIHQTLVRSINTVLTVLFAGVSLYIFAGESIGNFALALLIGITTGTFTSIFLASQVWVGWKWHSMKKAQIATNEVKS is encoded by the coding sequence TTGGAGCGTTATCGATTTGATTTTGTCAACAAGCGTCGCTACTATTTTGCCCTGTTTGCTGTAGTAGCCGTTCTTTCCGTTCTCTCCCTCTCCTTCAAGCAGCTCAATCTGAGCATTGATTTCAAAAGCGGGACACGCGTAGAACTCTATACCTCAGGACCTATCGGTACCGATAAAGCAGCTCAGTTGCTGGAAAATATGGGTTATGAACGGCCAAGTGTTCAACAATCCACCGCTGGAAATCCCAATGGGGGGGGGAGGCTCGCGGTCCGCCTTGGTCAGGATCTGAACCCAACCGAGGTGGAAGCAATCCGTGTCCGTTTTGAAAAAGTTTTCCAACAGAATATTAAGTCGGAGTCTTCTGTCGTTAGTCCTACCGTGGGGAGGGAAATTGTACGTAACACGCTGAAGGCGCTCCTATTTGCCTCGTTAGCGATCATCATTTACATTGCATTCCGCTTTGAATATCGGTTTTCTATTGCAACGATTCTGTCACTTTTTTACAATGCCCTGTTTACCACTGGTGTGTTCTCTTGGTTCGGGATTGAGGTAGATCTCCTATTCGTGGTAGCGATTCTGACAGTCATTGGTTATGATATGAATGATTCGATTGTTATCTTTGATCGGATTCGCGAAAATTTGGATCGAAATCCCCCGCGTACGAGGTCGGATCTCTTCCATTTGGTTAATTCAAGTATTCATCAGACGCTGGTTCGTTCTATCAATACCGTTTTGACCGTCCTATTTGCCGGGGTTTCTCTCTATATTTTTGCTGGTGAGAGCATCGGAAACTTTGCCCTGGCCCTTTTGATAGGGATCACCACCGGGACCTTCACTTCCATTTTTTTAGCAAGTCAGGTCTGGGTGGGCTGGAAATGGCATTCCATGAAAAAAGCGCAGATAGCGACGAACGAGGTGAAATCATAG
- the secD gene encoding protein translocase subunit SecD, producing the protein MMTIPSVHKGKLALFGLIVLLTLGIVGSTAPYIIGNIRLGLDLRGGFEVLYQMQPVPGQKIDDETVNGTVRVLERRIDKLGVSEPKVDPEGEGQDRRIRLQLAGVKNSEEARKFLGTSANLTFRKQDGTILLQGSDVKAGSAKVGRDEIGNPKVYMNMEDPKKFEKVTTEMVGQPLFICMDEACPSSPMVREPISGGEVEITGLESKEEAKNLRDLINGGALPVALKEIQSQTVDATLGSTVLQKGVMAGIYAIVAIFVFMLGYYRLPGFIAVVTLIAYSYLVLLCFYLLGVHLTMPGIAAYILGIGIAVDANIIMSERIKEELRLGKPLPLAVRAGSKRSFLTIFDAHVTTLICGGVLFSVGQSMVKGFAVSLITGILVSFLTAVAMSRIMMTLLVRSRAFRNSKWLGVQRDEIQPL; encoded by the coding sequence ATGATGACTATACCATCTGTGCATAAGGGAAAGTTGGCTCTTTTTGGGTTGATTGTTTTGTTGACACTCGGTATCGTGGGTTCTACTGCCCCATACATAATCGGGAACATCCGTTTAGGGCTTGATTTGAGAGGAGGATTTGAGGTTCTTTATCAGATGCAGCCTGTACCAGGACAGAAAATCGATGATGAAACCGTAAACGGAACCGTAAGGGTTTTGGAGAGGCGGATCGATAAATTGGGTGTCAGTGAACCCAAGGTGGATCCCGAGGGGGAGGGTCAGGATCGCCGTATTCGGCTGCAGTTGGCAGGCGTTAAAAATTCTGAGGAAGCACGTAAATTTTTAGGTACATCAGCCAATCTCACTTTTCGGAAGCAGGACGGGACTATCCTCCTGCAGGGATCGGATGTCAAAGCGGGATCCGCCAAGGTGGGTAGGGATGAGATAGGTAATCCTAAGGTCTATATGAATATGGAGGATCCCAAAAAGTTTGAAAAGGTGACAACGGAGATGGTGGGTCAGCCCTTGTTTATTTGTATGGACGAAGCCTGCCCTAGTAGTCCTATGGTCAGGGAACCCATCTCGGGGGGGGAGGTCGAGATCACGGGGTTGGAATCGAAGGAAGAAGCGAAAAACCTACGGGATCTTATCAATGGGGGTGCTCTACCTGTCGCATTGAAGGAGATCCAGAGTCAAACGGTGGATGCTACCCTCGGTTCTACGGTACTCCAAAAGGGCGTTATGGCGGGTATTTACGCGATCGTGGCTATCTTCGTGTTTATGTTGGGATATTATCGCCTGCCCGGTTTTATTGCCGTCGTTACCCTGATCGCCTACTCCTATCTTGTATTGCTGTGTTTCTACCTGTTGGGGGTACATCTTACGATGCCCGGTATCGCCGCCTATATTCTAGGCATTGGTATCGCGGTGGATGCGAATATCATCATGAGTGAGAGGATCAAGGAAGAGCTTCGCTTGGGGAAACCCCTTCCTTTAGCTGTCCGGGCTGGTTCTAAGCGCTCGTTTTTGACCATTTTTGATGCCCACGTTACCACTCTCATTTGTGGTGGGGTTCTCTTCTCAGTTGGGCAATCTATGGTGAAGGGGTTCGCAGTTTCCCTCATCACAGGTATTTTAGTGAGTTTTCTAACAGCTGTGGCCATGTCACGCATTATGATGACATTGTTGGTTCGTTCCCGGGCTTTTCGTAACTCTAAATGGTTGGGGGTACAACGTGATGAAATACAACCGCTTTGA